Sequence from the Rutidosis leptorrhynchoides isolate AG116_Rl617_1_P2 chromosome 3, CSIRO_AGI_Rlap_v1, whole genome shotgun sequence genome:
ACTTGGAACAGTACAAAGAGATAAGAGTTATTTAAACGGTAAAGGGAGAAGGAGGAGGTTTTCTCATCCGAGGAGGGCGATTTTTTTAGTCAGATGATGGCTTCATATATAACTGAGTTATTTCGTAACCATTTTCGACTCTTTccctaactatattaaaatttggtAGTGAGTATTACAAAAGTTGCCAAAACTAATACAGTAGTGTTTATTCACTTTGTTCCTTCTATTTCCCTTATATTGAACATTTAAAGTCTTTCCAATTTATGTTTGGACTAAGAGCACAATATATTCTGTTTCCAGTTTTGAAAGCATTATATTCTGTTTCCAAGTTAGAGTACATAATACTGTAGTTCAAGATGagcaattaaaaaaaatattaatgttTTTGTGGGACAAAATAAGATTAATGTAGATTGACTTATTAAGAAAAAAGAAAGATAAGTTCTTTAACTTTATGCAAGGTCTTTAATATGGTTGGGTCTTTAATATGGTTGCATATCAGTTTAGTAATTTAGCTTTGGTAAATTTCTTGATATGTGCTAGCTGCTAATACGGGAAAGCATGGGCGGTAGTACCAGTGGTGGGTCCATGGTGGCGGCGACAATGGTTAGTGCAAGCGGTGGCGGGCATGGTCGCAGTTTTCATTTAGGTTTGATTTGGACATATTTAAAACCGAATAAACGAGCCAATTAAACTGAAAATCAAACCAATGTATACCTCAATTCATACACCCTCTATCCTTTTATGTTGTCCATATTACTACTTATGGTTATCCAAAAATGTGACTAtcaatttttaaaaaatatgacaAATATAACCACAGAACTCTCAAATTTACTCTGTCCCATATTATTCTTAGATAATTTATAATCATTGCCCCCTTTAATCAGTTAAGCTTTATATCACCGGCCTTCCAGCTGAGTGGTATCGAGCCTTAGTAGGGCgggcccgcgattagttgccaaacaACCCGAGTTCGATTCCGAGGAGGGGAGGTTTTCTTCAGGATTCCCGCGATtggttgccaagcaacccgggatCCGCGATTAGTTGTCAAGAAACCCGGGTTCGATTCTTGGAGTTTCCAACCTAGCTAGCGTGTGTGGGTGAAAAAACGTATAAGTTATCGTTTGTGTTCATTTATGTTCTCTGTGTGCCATTTATCTCAGCTTACATACATATAAGACATTAGTTAGCCAACATACCAATAAAATTTTCTAACTGTACAAACACAAATTTATTTCGTTTGGTTCTAAAAACGTTCCTTAAGCTATGAAAGTTATATGAGCGAACATGAACAAACGGGAACGCTTCGAGTTGAAATAACGTAAATAACCATATAAATATTTACTTCAAAACGTGTTTATTTGACCAAAAAATAAAGAGAGATATACCTTCACTGGCTGCAGCTTTGCAGAGGACGATGCGAGAAGTAGaactagtagtagtagtagtagtagtagaatGTGTGCGGTTGAAGGTAAACGAGGATGTAATAGTAGATGGTTTTCGATAGTTAATGTTGGTGAAAttagatgacgatgatgatgaagtaTGGATTGAAGTAagtggatgatgaatttgtgatcgTAAAACACATGATGTACCCATCTGGATGCACTTCTCCATTGCCATTCCTACACTTCCTCCTCCTATGTGTTGTATGTGTGGTTGCTTTTTCAACTAACAATCTTTCAAATCCAAACTATAATTTGTGGTTCCCATATTCCCATTACAAATATTACACATTTTTTTATTTTTGATTATCTCATTTAAATGATTATATTTCTTATTTTAAACGGTAATAAGAAACTTAGTGGATAAACATAGAGTATATTTTAATACGGAATAGTAAAAAATAAAGTCAACGAATAATTCTAAAAGTTTTTGTTTAAAATGGACACTCTAACTAAGACGAACAATGTAATAATATCTTGAATTTTCAATtttcatttttgttaaaattattagATTTTTCATTTTGTTTAGAACGACAAACTCACGCACCCTATATAATTTTACTGTTCTAAATAGAATTCAAACTCATAACCTCAAAGTCAGAGGAGTTTTTCGATAGCGCTAGGCCAGAGGCTTTTGGTGGATTTTTCAAAATTATGTCCAAACTTGTTTTAAGTGGTACAAAGAGTGGAATTTGGAAACCTAAAATGGGTAAGATTTTTTCTGTTTAGGCTATTCGAGAAAGGTGAATATTTTGACTTAGATTATGCATTTTAGCCAAGTTATTTCATGTTTTCGACTATTTTTCTTAACCAACAAGATATATTGTTACTAGGTTTGATGCTCAGACCTCTCACAGAAAATATCTTGACACCACCGGATAAGGAATTTGGACACTTTGAAATTTCTAACCATTATGGATTCAAATTATTATTTTGTGAATGACGTGGTGGTATCTAGTATCTACTTTATGATCATCAAATGTCATAGTTTATATAAAGctacataatataatataaaataatataaagctACACTAATTAATCTTTCAAATTaccaaaaaatataaaatataaaataccaaaaaataaaaaatataaagctACATAAATTAATATGGATATTGCTACAGAGGATCGTATGGCGGTTAATCCTCAACATTTTATGTGGACGATAAATATGGATTTGAAGGATATCCTAAAGTTTTCTGTCTATACAAATATCTAAAGTGGGACATGCTATCGAACTTTAAATGATGCCAAGTTCACCAAAATCATGAATCACCGTAGATATAAAAAGTTAAATTATGGATTCAATTTACCCAACTCCATTAAATTTTAAACCAATTCCATCAAATAAGCAATACATCCTTTCTTCTTCccctaataaaaataattaatttctTCCCACAAGTAAAACTAGGGAGAGCATGTCACCTTCATTTTTTCCAACAATAAGAGAATACCGAAGAGTTTAATTTAATTTTCATATAGTAGCTATTTGTGAACACTGTAGCGGAAAAACAGAGAATGTGAATGTCAGTGTTCATATAGATGTTTATATGACCCACAATTATATATATCAACCTATAAGAATATACATTTACGTGAGGTGACCAGGAACCTTGTCCTGAACCTTGATGGAAACAGCAATCGGGAGTGGGAACCTTGAACTTCAAGGTTCCCAAAGCTGAACGGGCAACAAATTGCCCCACTCTGTAGGAAACCACTCTAATGAGTTTATTTGAATTCATTTTATTTGAATTCAGCAGGCAATACAAGGCCATTGATATCACTACATTTTAGTTGTCTATTGATAATTCAGCAGGCAAgaagatattttttttatgtttttgtaaGTGCACATTGAACTTGGAAAATGAAAACAAGTAGTAGATATTAAAATACCAAACAACAAAATGTCAACAAACAAAATATATGATATGTTTACTAGCAAAATGTCAACAAAACATATTACACATACCCTGTAACAACAGagtctaaactctaaaccttaaaaATTGTACTCATTCAAATTCCCCTTAGAGTCACTGAGTTCCACGTCAGCATTGCATTCTTCAGCAGATATAGGCGGCAATTGCCTTGTCTTCCTCTTCAAGTTATGTTTATGCCAATCACTCTTAAAGTGTTCTCGATACTGTTTAGCATCGCCCACAATCGCATCACACGTACTGCATTTGTTTTGCTTTACCTGATTACTTCCTTCAGCGGGGTCGGATTTTGGAGCCAACGTTTGTTTTTTCATTTTGTCGGTCAATTCGTCAGTAGCAGATTTCTTGGGTGGTTCAGTTGATAATGGTGATGATGATACGTCCTCATGACCATCGCAGTGATCTGCATCGATATTACCTTCACTGTGCACAGATATAGCTAGAATTTCGGACCGACCTTGCAAATTTCGAACCAGTGCGTCACAGTCTCGGAACAATCCAGGGTCCATTTCACATACCTGAAACCAATCAAATCAAAGTAAACAGCTTAAATGATATATTTTCAATCTCCTTTAAAAGAAATACAGCTTCTTGATCAAAAAGCAGATTTCACTAACAATAAGGTATTCTGCAACAAGAATAAATACCACCGTGCAGTGAAAGAAACGTTTAAAAGCTACACATATCTATAACAGGGGATATTTAACTACTTAATCAAGATAACTAAGCTTGAAAGAATAGCAGCAATGATTCAGTGTACATACAAGTGTCTGCGTGTAAAAACTAAATACACAGACTAGGTGGGGTCGGGGTTTCAGAAATTTGATACATTGACTTATGAATCGGGCGATCATGTTACATTTTGTATTTTACCTGTAATGGGCCAAATGCGCAAAATTAAAAACCACTTTACAAGTCAAGTGAGTGAATAAAAAAGGTTAAAGATAATGGTTCAAATTGTTCAATTTAGTTTTTCCACCAAATGTGTCATATTTCATTGATGTTATTAGCTTATTTAAATGTGAAAGTCAAACACATCAACAGATTTTGCTTTAACTCTTTGGGAAAACATCAGGAGCAATGAACTACTTATAAAGAGTACTTGGCATAGATAAGTATTGTTTatctaataagtatttttttttaagttGTAAGGGGTTCACACAACTTGACAAATAATATCAAGCTTATCATAATGCGGACACCTAGATGTGCACAATTGATTATGTCAAATACCACGAACACGACTCTCTGTATATACACATTAACTAATGAAATACATATTGAATAGATTAGATGCATGTAAGGGGACCTCCTACATATAGCAAAATATATAAATTCAGGATACGACTTACAATAGAGAGCTGACTTCCAGATACATCTTTAGAAACAATGACGGTTTTCCACTCGTTAAGCTTTCCAGCAAGAGAATCCTCAAAGTTGTGTTGTGGTAACGTTAACCTTAGTCTCATGGGAGACCTCTTTATCGGGAAATGTTTCTGAAGTTCCCGGATAACATCTAATGCCTGTAATCAGTCAAATAAAAAAACCATTTTTTCAATAATGGTAGGAAGAGAACGGGGAGAAAAAAAAACTGAACTTGCAAAGAGGATAATTGTTCATTGTTTGGACTTAGTTAAAACTACATTATCACATAAATCTTTTGAAGAAAGTAATTAGGAGTGGTTTACATTAACAGTTTTAAACCCATTATGATACATTcgattttgatttaaaactttggtTTAACCCGACAAAGAAAAAAACATATCCAAAATGGATTCATTCATAAGCAAAATGGATCAAAACTTTCATCCCTAGAATTCACCCTTAAATAAGCAGATGTAATTACCTGTTTCTTGGAACTGCTATGAGGGTCAACAGCAAAGTGAATTTCATGCATCAAACGTTCAATCATGCTTATAGTATACGGGCGTTGAGTTTCAGGATTAATAGTCTTTTGCATGACAATAGTTGCAATGTCCCTAAATTGATTCGATAACTGCGATTCTCTCTCCTTTCCAGCAACTTGCAGTTCTCCTTTCTCCAATATCTGCCACATTATACTTATAAATTCATTTCAGACAAGAAATGTGTATCTGATTCTAGACAAGTAATAAACCTCGCGAAAAAAAAAATCAAGGATGCATTTAGTTACAGAAAAAATCTCCAATTTTACACTTATATTTTCCTAGACAATGGGTAGTGTGTTGCGACTTTCAGAAAACTATTAGATATTTAAAGAACACGGACTTTGGTTTTCTGTAAAACATAAATTCAAACACATCTTCTAATTTTTGGAAGAATTTAATCGAATCAAATGCATCCTAATATTCTAAACGAAATCTAATAAAACCTCAAGACAGATTTTTGCTTGATCATCCATCCCAAAGGCAGCCTTTAGGTCTTTTGACTTAGCAAGAACTCCTTTAGCAACATTTGAGTAAACTATTTGTGACTGCAACACTTCATCCAAATCTTTCTCACTGACATTATACATTACAAATatcaattaattaatttatgtaacAAAATACGGAAATCATCATTACATCAACAGGAAAATAGAAACTGAGTAGTTAGGTTTCTGCTGCCATATTGTTACTCTGTATCTCAAATTCTCAATAATACAAATTCTAAAGTATGCAATAATTATGGAACTAGAAAAAAAGGCATTACGAAACAACACTTATttccaaggttgtaaaagtcgctagTCGGGACTAGTCGATCGGGACCTTGTTGGCCAAGTCACAGACAAGTCAGACGTTGACCAACTAATAATCCAACTTTGATCGAATAAATTAGACTTTTGACAACTTCAGCCGAATACATCGGACAAGTAAAAGACTAGTTAGACTACCACAACCATGCTTATTTCTAATCATTATCATACACATAACAAGTAGTGTTGCAGAACTTTTACAAAAAAGATAAAAATAGATACTCCGTATAATCTAAAGTAACTTTCATAACTCTATTGTTTTCTTAAATCTGTGGCTTATTCTCAGAAGCTAATTCAACTAAAAATTTCATTCAGGAGCTTAATTATTCAAAGTAAAGGCTAAAGCACACTAGTAAGGTTCTAGAAGATTCAAATAAGCAGCAGCAGGAGGAACAAATAAATGAAGCTAAAACAAACAGAAACACAGAAAATAGAAATATAAATTGGTAAAACCCtaattaaaaaagaaaaattaCACGCCAGAACGCCATGAGAGGACTTTGTTCTTGTAACAAGCAATTTCAAATCGATTTCCATGTTTCTTCAATCGAACCACCGCAACGTTTGTCAGTTTTTTCTGACCCACCGGCTGCACCAGCGTTCGAGACATTATTTTCCCTTTCTTTTCCTATAACTTTGCCCTAATTTGATGATGAGAAttgattgatcgattgatgaaGACGAAAAAATTATGAGCTGAAATTAAAATAATTTGGTTTCTATCTGAAAACCTAACCTACATTTATTAATTATTCGCAGGTGGGCTTGTATTGAACGGGGATTTTCTAACCCGGGTTGGGCTTTTGGGTTAATAGACATAAGGATAAAAACGGGTTTATTGTCATAAatgcattcattcattcattcatttttTACACCGTTTCACTAGTATTTTCTCACTTATACCTAATTATTTAAGGGCATTATAgattatttttttttatcgaaaAAACGAAAACTTTAACAACAAACTTTCATCAATCGATGAAAAGCCGACAAATGATACAAGAAACAAACCTGAAACGTCACATAACTAGACAACGAACGATAATGAGAACCTAACCAAAAACGGGGTGAATCACAAGCATGAGATTACAACGAGAACATAACCAAAACCGACACAATAAAACACCAAGATATAATCAACTTAGTTTCGACCATTCTTCTTAGCGGCATCTGAAGCTTTCTTTCCTCTTGCAACCTGCCTAGAAACCATACAATCCGCCTTTTTATAGGAAACAGGATTTCTCGAGCGAGACTCAAATGAGTACTCCTTGGGGGAGCCAAAAGAAGTGACACTCGAAGAACATATGAGTTTGCCTTCAACCAGAGAAGGATCGAGAATCGATTCCAGAAAACCTCGCCCAACCCCCGAAGAACTCCTATTCGACTTCTCACCATCCTTATCCCGAACCACGAAGGAACCACGAGCAATTATATCGTCTACCATGACCTCCTTTTTTTCCTTGTCCAAAGTCCCCGAACGAGAGACAATTTTGTGCGAAGAAACATTTGCCGAAGAACTACCAATGATACCCGACACAGATTGAGGGATATAATACATCTACCTCCCATTCTAGCATACTATTTAAAAACCTTTTATTCTTACTAAGCATTTTCATTTTGGAATTAACTGTAACGAcctgccaaaatcgccattgacggcgccgtctacttaggtcccgttacgtggtcataagtctttaaataacgtttgaccaaaagtatgtcgcattcatttcataagtaaagatgtttcaaggtctacaaaagtagttcaacgactagttacattacaatgttaacgtacaaatgaaacctatgcgacatgatttagtaaagtcaaaagatgcttcacgtatgcatgtatactcgacatccaagcaagtaatcaaagtgtgcggaagcatgtatcaagtagccaagtatgaacctgagaaatatatagaaaactgtcaacgaaaaacgttggtgaaatcataggtgtatttgtaaacgttgtttttgaaccacaaaatTTTGTATtttcataacgttgattatctagatcgtttgcattccaaagttgttgttcgtttgtggagcactcaattatcaagacttaactgttcacgtaccccattatcatagtgttagaacctacactatatactcgaaaaaatatttcatccgctaacggtagcgaaccgtccgaatgagggcttgtcaagcccatgtgatcacataacataagttcacgtttacaccctgcaagtgtaactaatgataattgaattgaggccttcttgttctaactcgcacgtggaatgtttgttttcgtacttgtgttcaaagcataaaagtatgatacgtatatgtttctcatcccatagtttaaagagtaaaagttgttgaaaaggtgggactatgatctcaccttgagtgcacgagtataaaggtacttcacaaagtaaacgtgtgcatgaaagttgcttagccttgacctaaacaagtaagttgtatcaattaaccggttacaacacaaggtcgggcgaaatgtgttcaattagtcctatggctcgttacgactcgaatatgtagcatgtgaatcacgttgtcaagttttatgcaagatataagtataaaagcactttaggatgattgcataagtgtttggttaagtttgactaaaagtcaaactttgatccaagtcaacgaaaaagtcaacacgttcgggtcgggtctcggactatTTTTATGAGCTAAtttatcatatataagcatgttagaacaagttacatgttaatcggaggtgcgtagcatagttagaatttttcgtaaAAATGCAAAGTTGAACATCCCctgaacaaggcaaatgtcgcgctgCGACATATGGTGGCCACGCCGCGACAATgggcgtggtctggtgcctggtctgtttcagaTGTTCAAGTCTCGAATCAAACTTCATTCAAAcacattttatgaaccgaaaacacttacaacacgtatcttatatcgttggaaaggtattttgacaaaaaatacaACTAAGAACATATCATCAACTAAAACTAGCTTTTATAACAATTAAATCCGCATCGAAAGAATCATTGAATGTTCATTATCAAAAGTGCAAAGTTCATAATTGCACaagatgattcgggaatccaatttgaaCATACGATATGCcgcttcgaaggtaattaaacatacaatacaactaaacacttactaacaacgtttcatggcattcaaagcatcaaaaattcattttaaaatctatcaaaccctaaccaaaaatcatgaattcaacaattttgtaattgaagtttttctaaatcaacctatataccaaaacgaagctaatgatgttagtaacacatttaatacatacactttaacatttaaacaacatttaatcaaccaaaactcaagattaagcacacccatttcaagttcatgctagtttatgcaaaacaacaagatcgagcaaataaattacgtattcatgctagactcgagccatagacactaactaacaccatttcaagtctaaaaaacgaatttgagaaatctagagtttttagaaatcttaccccaagtagtgaaattggtaccaaattgaagaggatgatgcaaggatcgcaaatatgtagtcggatttgttgtgagcgtcCTAGatgtgaaatagatgatgaatttgtgaattgggtgtttgagagtaaaaatgaaAGTATGAAGAAGAGATAAGAGAGAATGAGAGATGGAAGgtgggtggtggtgactagttggcCACTAGTCTCCACTTTGGTCCCTTGGcaacaatagtccctcgagtttaaaagcggatgcgtgaattaaccaaacgaattattttaaatacgcgagagtaaggGAGATGTTACAATCCAATAACGGAaatgttaagaacgttagttaacgtaaGCTACAaatatagatgacgaaagattatttttttttaaaaaagatgggcgttaaaataaattaacggaaaaatgcgggatgttacattacccacaccttaaaagaaatttcgtcccgaaatttagttggaagtagtagttgttgtttcttcctcgaaatcttgcgttgccaattctacgaatgagtgaaagtacttccttgggcatttcaacgaacttcgaaaatcggggttttacgttgttttagagtttggtttcacgattcacagtttcaaccggttctcctaggaggtGGAGtgtatcgtcgatagtaagctcgtcgaagaggataacaagttcttgtttggcaagacacttcttcaagtttgatacatggaatgtaggatgaacagaaTTCGATCGAGTTGGGAGTTCATAACggtagcaacgggtccaatacgctccaagattttcaaaggatcaaaatattgcggatttagcgttctacgttttccgaaacggattacacctttccaaggtgcgataattaatattacgcggtcacccactaggaattcgagaggcttacgtctaacatcggcatagtggcgattacgggccgtcttgggtctttcttggatttgaacgatcttaacggttatttcatgaatgagttcgggtccggtggtttgcttgtcacctacttcggtccaacgaataggggaaCGACATTTGAGGCTATATAAAGTTtcaaaaaggtgcggcgttaatactcgaatgataactatcgttgtaagaggaaatcaattaaaggcaataacacaagttcgtgatatgttttccaaggtttgaatcgtatgtttgcttggtctgtcggtttgtggatgatacgcggtactcatgtttaaacgtgttcccaaggcttattgtaaggcactccgaaatttagaagtgaaacgagtatctcaatccgaaataaatgacaatggcacaccgtgttgagatagaattcctataatgtatagctgtacaagtttttcccatcttgtcggtttctgaaaAACGTTTGCTAGAACAagattcttatcggtttctgaaaacgtttgttagaacaagaTTCTTATAGGTTTCTGAAAATGTTTGTtaagactattcaccctcgaggctaatactagtataacgtgaagagtctctctctccattgaaaatttagaTAAAGGATTTCCTTACACGAAAGTACGAGTGTGATGccagagaagtttccgcctcgatgtgaccATATCAAGCGTTTCATAGTTCGTTGATAAAAGTGTGCAAAGacaagatagtatacacgtgtaacatatgttttgaagttgaaagaattggtcattcgttcaaaagcataaataggatttggaaatatcaagatgtgtccctggtatggttcaTATCAACATTCTCGAAGTTTTCggatggcaacaaggaaaaataaagtcatatacatggcacatgatggtgattaggttgatcgagtccaatcaccatcacgtgtcattagaactttagtgtgacttaccataatataactacgttgatcgagtgtcgttatattatgctaactcatacctccattcccacatcactccatagaatcaagttcgtgtaatcgtgaagatttaaaatgaacaaagtgtaacgacgtctctgacgtgactcgtatcgaatcgaaagaatttgtgcaactctgaagaagcgtttcccgagggaagtgtataaatgattgttcacgtcaatgcggttcaagtcaaacaataatgtctttaggtacgaaaggagtaacgaattatgataacgagtagtacgtaaccgtagtgataagtagtgacgacaacactcacctagagtagtggtggtagtaacaagaagtggtagatagtgaagaacaccggtgtaacatcggtagtggttagtGATTGTCATGGTGGTGGAAACTTCACAGTGttcgtggatagtaagctgagacggtggcgaataacaaccgAGGAGACAGAGTTCTCGAACTACtataactaatgaagtcgtcgtcatccttacgtgtatgaatcttgaatttacgtgtgttaccagaaagtggcagagtacgagttcgcatgacgagagttaggtacaattaggaagttcacctaagaaagtttcaagtataatgcacaagtagtcaagtaagtgctatct
This genomic interval carries:
- the LOC139898906 gene encoding uncharacterized protein, with protein sequence MSRTLVQPVGQKKLTNVAVVRLKKHGNRFEIACYKNKVLSWRSGVEKDLDEVLQSQIVYSNVAKGVLAKSKDLKAAFGMDDQAKICLEILEKGELQVAGKERESQLSNQFRDIATIVMQKTINPETQRPYTISMIERLMHEIHFAVDPHSSSKKQALDVIRELQKHFPIKRSPMRLRLTLPQHNFEDSLAGKLNEWKTVIVSKDVSGSQLSIVCEMDPGLFRDCDALVRNLQGRSEILAISVHSEGNIDADHCDGHEDVSSSPLSTEPPKKSATDELTDKMKKQTLAPKSDPAEGSNQVKQNKCSTCDAIVGDAKQYREHFKSDWHKHNLKRKTRQLPPISAEECNADVELSDSKGNLNEYNF